A single region of the Neodiprion pinetum isolate iyNeoPine1 chromosome 5, iyNeoPine1.2, whole genome shotgun sequence genome encodes:
- the LOC124220729 gene encoding protein mono-ADP-ribosyltransferase PARP12-like codes for MELLQCAVTSNNFGLRKKFPWSIRQDGDVDPKIDGRNLRSNEIEFLAERLGSQISVTEGTFIGRIENPCLWSRYVLHYEEMKANLTASKVTEHIVVHATSISAAYEIADNNFDWRLVKRYRFGQGVSFAKDVDYAASQATRKGAYIIAGILVAASKIGNFGTQIPPGTFDTTTNKAKSVYVKYYDNDFYPYYIAY; via the exons atggagtTATTACAATGTGCTGTAACTTCAAATAACTTTGGATTGCGGAAAAAATTCCCATGGAGTATACGTCAAGACGGAGATGTCGACCCAAAAATCGACGGCAGGAACCTACGGTCCAATGAAATAGAGTTCTTAGCTGAGCGTTTGGGCAGCCAAATATCCGTCACAGAAGGCACCTTCATAGGTAGAATTGAAAACCCTTGCTTATGGTCTCGCTACGTACTACACTACGAGGAAATGAAGGCAAACTTGACAGCTAGCAAAGTTACAGAGCACATCGTTGTTCATGCCACCTCGATATCGGCTGCGTACGAAATAGCAG ACAACAACTTTGACTGGAGGCTTGTAAAGCGTTATCGCTTTGGTCAGGGTGTTAGCTTTGCCAAAGATGTGGACTATGCCGCTTCTCAAGCAACAAGAAAAGGTGCCTACATTATTGCTGGAATTCTTGTTGCTGCAAGTAAAATAGGGAACTTCGGAACCCAAATACCACCTGGCACTTTCGATACTACGACGAATAAAGCAAAGAGTGTTTACGTTAAATATTACGACAATGACTTTTATCCCTACTACATAGCTTACTGA